The Mytilus trossulus isolate FHL-02 chromosome 3, PNRI_Mtr1.1.1.hap1, whole genome shotgun sequence genome contains a region encoding:
- the LOC134709586 gene encoding uncharacterized protein LOC134709586 — MYQFYNLIHKNFKMTDFLKGLISWLLFSVIEAKSNSTDSGRFGGLTDDMIKGLSAGFGFFIALIFLICLVWYCCCAEPRDSENVKWNTQSSNNQNSSQTNRRQHVSNTSSSRADENRNQNRRVFA, encoded by the exons atgtatcagTTTTATAACTTGATACataagaatttcaaaatgacagaTTTCCTAAAAGGACTTATATCTTGGCTATTATTTTCTg TGATTGAAGCAAAGTCAAATTCAACAGATTCG GGTCGATTTGGAGGATTAACAGATGATATGATAAAAGGACTTTCTGCTGGATTTGGATTTTTCATAGCgcttatttttcttatttgtctgGTATGGTACTGCTGTTGTGCAGAACCAAGGGATTCTGAAAATGTGAAATGGAATACTCAATcatcaaataatcaaaacagTTCACAGACAAATCGACGACAACATGTTTCAAATACTAGTTCTTCAAGAGCAGACGAGAATAGAAACCAGAACAGACGAGTGTTTGCATAG